One segment of Burkholderia multivorans ATCC BAA-247 DNA contains the following:
- a CDS encoding DUF2917 domain-containing protein, translating to MREWRLYAMDGDEPAGRWRIVDRTTLHVTHGVLWVTIEGRLDDHWMRAGDALTFAPGMRVWIGAERGGATFAFGPRRAPVARAAPAVRHAPDGRRHAAASLPT from the coding sequence ATGCGCGAATGGCGACTCTACGCGATGGACGGCGACGAGCCGGCCGGCCGGTGGCGGATCGTCGACCGTACCACGCTGCACGTGACGCACGGCGTGCTGTGGGTCACGATCGAAGGCCGGCTCGACGATCACTGGATGCGCGCAGGCGATGCGCTGACGTTCGCGCCCGGCATGCGCGTCTGGATCGGCGCGGAGCGCGGCGGTGCGACGTTCGCGTTCGGGCCGCGTCGCGCGCCCGTTGCGCGCGCCGCACCGGCGGTGCGGCACGCGCCCGACGGACGGCGTCACGCGGCCGCGTCGTTGCCGACGTAG
- a CDS encoding class I SAM-dependent methyltransferase yields MADRPTLDAYDTHAAQYAQDWLDQAPPDDMYALLEQHFAPGPTADVGCGAGRDTAWLAARGFDVRGYDASAALLDEARRHHPSLQFEVAALPALAGVPSRAFRNVLCETVVMHLEPADAAAAAARLADLLMPGGTLYLSWRVAGSGASRDERGRLYASLDAARMRAALGADMRVIDEHEVVSASSGKRVHRLIARKADPAA; encoded by the coding sequence ATGGCGGATCGTCCGACTCTCGACGCTTACGACACGCACGCCGCGCAGTACGCGCAGGACTGGCTCGACCAGGCGCCGCCCGACGACATGTACGCGCTGCTCGAACAGCATTTCGCGCCGGGCCCGACCGCGGACGTCGGCTGCGGCGCCGGGCGCGACACCGCGTGGCTTGCCGCGCGCGGATTCGACGTGCGCGGCTACGACGCGAGCGCGGCGCTGCTCGACGAGGCGCGCCGCCATCATCCGTCGCTGCAGTTCGAAGTGGCTGCGCTGCCGGCGCTGGCCGGCGTGCCGTCGCGCGCGTTTCGCAACGTGCTGTGCGAGACGGTCGTGATGCACCTCGAGCCGGCCGACGCGGCGGCCGCGGCCGCGCGGCTCGCCGATCTGCTGATGCCGGGCGGCACGCTGTATCTGAGCTGGCGCGTAGCCGGCAGCGGCGCGTCGCGCGATGAGCGCGGCCGGCTGTACGCGTCGCTCGATGCCGCGCGCATGCGCGCCGCGCTCGGCGCGGACATGCGCGTGATCGACGAGCATGAAGTCGTCAGCGCGTCGTCGGGCAAGCGCGTGCATCGGCTGATCGCACGCAAGGCAGACCCGGCCGCGTAG
- a CDS encoding DUF962 domain-containing protein: protein MKTLEDHLSQYAAYHRDARNIATHLVGIPLIVFAVEVLLSRPALAVAAGVALSPALLLAVAIAVFYVRLDLRFGIAMAALLALGLWAAQTVARLPTAQWLAIGVGAFVIGWIVQFVGHWFEGRKPAFVDDLIGLAIGPLFVVAELAFFAGWRDDVRREVERRAGPAHGGRHSHV, encoded by the coding sequence ATGAAGACGCTCGAAGACCATCTGTCGCAATACGCGGCCTACCATCGCGATGCGCGCAATATCGCGACGCATCTGGTCGGCATTCCGCTGATCGTGTTCGCGGTCGAGGTGCTGCTGTCGCGGCCGGCGCTCGCGGTCGCGGCCGGCGTCGCGCTGTCGCCGGCGCTGCTGCTCGCGGTGGCGATCGCGGTGTTCTACGTGCGGCTCGACCTGCGCTTCGGGATCGCGATGGCCGCGTTGCTGGCGCTCGGACTGTGGGCCGCGCAGACGGTCGCGCGGCTGCCCACGGCGCAGTGGCTCGCGATCGGCGTCGGTGCGTTCGTGATCGGCTGGATCGTGCAGTTCGTCGGCCACTGGTTCGAAGGGCGCAAGCCCGCATTCGTCGACGATCTGATCGGCCTGGCGATCGGGCCGCTGTTCGTCGTCGCCGAACTCGCCTTTTTCGCGGGGTGGCGCGACGACGTGCGGCGCGAAGTCGAGCGGCGCGCGGGGCCGGCGCACGGCGGCAGGCATTCGCACGTCTGA
- a CDS encoding EAL domain-containing protein produces MSMLDIDPPGFQPPRPVAGDDGNRRTVLYGGYTVFSVFQPVFSVSHRRAIGYHASLRAHDEENRQVASHEVFTQAARRGDLLELGRLAESLHLGNFHAFDSHDEWLFLSLHPAALMDTVYGDALLANLKTLGLPPHRVVLEVPEQAGGETPRYAAIVDGLRKAGFLIALGGFGAKHSNIDRVWHLHPDIVTLDRGILAQASEHSHLERVLPGLVSLLHESGQLVLMGGLATERDALIALECNVDFVQGQYFAGPSVDPVQPQAAAGCMDTLSAALRLRVAQRERTQAERLAPYVAALEEASARLGAGDTLIAAAAGVLGLPDTARCFLLDASGRQIGDNVLARGSVSQRAKRFRPLLHSEGASWERRPYFIDAMRTPGRVHLTSPYLSINEAHLCVTASIAAPGATGMQVLCVDINWEAALNRE; encoded by the coding sequence ATGAGCATGCTCGACATCGACCCTCCCGGCTTTCAGCCGCCCCGCCCGGTCGCCGGCGACGACGGAAACCGGCGCACCGTGCTGTACGGCGGCTACACCGTGTTCAGCGTGTTCCAGCCCGTTTTCTCGGTGTCGCACCGCCGTGCGATCGGCTATCACGCGTCGCTGCGCGCACACGACGAGGAAAACCGTCAGGTCGCGTCGCACGAGGTGTTCACGCAGGCCGCGCGGCGCGGCGATCTGCTCGAGCTCGGCCGCCTCGCCGAATCGCTGCATCTGGGCAACTTCCACGCCTTCGACAGCCACGACGAATGGCTCTTCCTGAGCCTGCATCCGGCCGCGCTGATGGATACCGTGTACGGCGACGCGCTGCTCGCGAACCTGAAGACGCTCGGACTGCCGCCGCACCGCGTCGTGCTCGAGGTGCCCGAGCAGGCGGGCGGCGAAACGCCGCGCTATGCGGCGATCGTCGACGGGCTGCGCAAGGCCGGCTTCCTGATCGCGCTCGGCGGCTTCGGCGCGAAGCATTCGAACATCGACCGCGTCTGGCATCTGCATCCGGACATCGTCACGCTCGATCGCGGCATCCTCGCGCAGGCGAGCGAGCACTCGCATCTGGAGCGCGTGCTGCCGGGGCTCGTGTCGCTGCTGCACGAGTCAGGTCAGCTCGTGCTGATGGGCGGCCTCGCGACCGAGCGCGATGCGCTGATCGCGCTCGAATGCAACGTCGATTTCGTGCAGGGCCAGTACTTCGCGGGGCCGAGCGTCGATCCGGTGCAACCGCAGGCCGCCGCGGGCTGCATGGACACGCTGTCGGCCGCGCTGCGGCTGCGCGTCGCGCAACGCGAGCGCACGCAGGCCGAGCGGCTCGCGCCCTACGTCGCCGCGCTCGAGGAGGCGAGCGCCCGGCTCGGCGCCGGCGACACGCTGATCGCGGCGGCCGCCGGCGTGCTCGGCTTGCCGGACACCGCGCGCTGCTTCCTGCTCGACGCGTCGGGCCGGCAGATCGGCGACAACGTGCTCGCGCGCGGCAGCGTGTCGCAGCGCGCGAAGCGCTTCCGGCCGCTGCTGCATTCGGAAGGCGCGAGCTGGGAGCGTCGCCCGTACTTCATCGACGCGATGCGCACGCCGGGGCGCGTGCATCTGACCTCGCCGTACCTGTCGATCAACGAAGCGCACCTGTGCGTGACCGCGTCGATCGCCGCACCGGGCGCGACCGGCATGCAGGTGCTGTGCGTCGACATCAACTGGGAAGCGGCGCTGAACCGCGAATGA
- a CDS encoding Crp/Fnr family transcriptional regulator → MPASLAPYLPQLDAHPWFAALPPALRAQLLAAAELRRLPAGHALFRRGDPPCGLYAVLDGSLTIGAVDAHGKEALLTVADPVTWFGEIALFDGQPRTHDAVALDDALLLHVPQPALLAMLDATPQYWRQFALLMAQKLRLSFLTVESMSVMSAAQRLAARLLMIADGYGGISAGRTRVRLSQEKLAAMLSLTRQTTNQLLNALQADGVVRLHVGEIEIVDVDALRRASGLHDGPR, encoded by the coding sequence ATGCCTGCCTCGCTCGCCCCGTACCTGCCGCAGCTCGACGCGCACCCGTGGTTCGCCGCGCTGCCGCCGGCGCTGCGCGCGCAACTGCTCGCCGCCGCCGAACTGCGCCGCCTGCCGGCCGGACACGCGCTGTTCCGGCGCGGCGATCCGCCGTGCGGGCTGTACGCGGTGCTGGACGGCTCGCTGACGATCGGCGCGGTGGACGCGCACGGCAAGGAAGCGCTGCTGACGGTGGCGGATCCCGTCACGTGGTTCGGCGAAATCGCGCTGTTCGACGGGCAGCCGCGCACGCACGACGCGGTCGCGCTCGACGACGCGCTGCTGCTGCACGTGCCGCAGCCCGCGCTGCTCGCGATGCTCGACGCGACGCCGCAATACTGGCGGCAGTTCGCGCTGCTGATGGCGCAGAAGCTGCGCCTGAGCTTCCTGACCGTCGAATCGATGAGCGTGATGTCGGCCGCGCAGCGTCTCGCCGCGCGTCTGCTGATGATCGCCGACGGCTACGGCGGGATCAGCGCGGGCCGCACGCGCGTGCGGCTGTCGCAGGAGAAGCTCGCGGCGATGCTGTCGCTGACGCGCCAGACGACCAATCAGCTGCTGAATGCACTGCAGGCGGACGGCGTCGTGCGACTGCATGTCGGCGAGATCGAAATCGTCGACGTCGACGCGCTGCGCCGCGCGAGCGGGCTGCATGACGGGCCGCGCTGA
- the mdtD gene encoding multidrug transporter subunit MdtD, which translates to MSDRPSAAAPGEKNLTVMLWLVATGFFMQTLDSTIVNTALPSMAASLGESPLRMQSVVIAYSLTMAVMIPVSGWLADTFGTRRVFFSAILVFSLGSLLCANAHTLPQLVVFRIVQGVGGAMLLPVGRLAVLRTFPAERYLPALSFVAIPGLIGPLIGPTLGGWLVKIASWHWIFLINVPVGIVGCVATFFSMPDARNAAVGRFDVKGYLLLTIGMVAISLSLDGLADLGMQHAAVLVLLILSLACFVAYGLYAVRAPQPIFSLELFKIHTFSVGLLGNLFARIGSGAMPYLIPLLLQVSLGYSAFEAGLMMLPVAAAGMFSKRLITRLIMKYGYRKVLLANTIMVGVMMASFALMRDTMPVWLKVVQLALFGGFNSMQFTAMNTLTLKDLGTGGASSGNSLFSLVQMLSMSLGVTVAGALLATFTGMLRTVTPSNTLPAFHATFICVGLITAASAWIFGQLAPEVRGRAHKTDPSERT; encoded by the coding sequence ATGTCCGACCGCCCGTCTGCCGCCGCCCCCGGCGAAAAGAACCTCACCGTCATGCTCTGGCTCGTCGCCACGGGCTTCTTCATGCAGACGCTCGATTCGACGATCGTGAACACCGCGCTGCCGTCGATGGCCGCGAGTCTCGGCGAATCGCCGTTGCGGATGCAATCGGTCGTGATCGCCTATTCGCTGACGATGGCCGTGATGATTCCGGTGTCCGGCTGGCTCGCCGACACGTTCGGCACGCGCCGCGTCTTCTTCAGCGCGATCCTCGTGTTTTCGCTCGGCTCGCTGCTGTGCGCGAACGCACATACGCTGCCGCAACTGGTCGTGTTCCGCATCGTCCAGGGCGTCGGCGGCGCGATGCTGCTGCCGGTCGGCCGGCTCGCCGTGCTGCGCACGTTTCCGGCCGAGCGCTATCTGCCCGCGCTGTCGTTCGTCGCGATTCCGGGGTTGATCGGCCCGCTGATCGGGCCGACGCTCGGCGGCTGGCTCGTGAAGATCGCGTCGTGGCACTGGATCTTCCTGATCAACGTGCCGGTCGGCATCGTCGGCTGCGTCGCGACGTTCTTCTCGATGCCCGACGCGCGCAACGCGGCCGTCGGCCGCTTCGACGTGAAGGGCTATCTGCTGCTGACGATCGGCATGGTCGCGATCTCGCTGTCGCTCGACGGGCTCGCCGATCTCGGGATGCAGCACGCGGCCGTGCTCGTGCTGCTGATCCTGAGCCTCGCCTGCTTCGTCGCATACGGCCTGTACGCGGTGCGCGCGCCGCAGCCGATCTTCTCGCTCGAACTGTTCAAGATCCATACGTTCAGCGTCGGGCTGCTCGGCAACCTGTTCGCGCGGATCGGCAGCGGCGCGATGCCGTACCTGATCCCGCTGCTGCTGCAGGTGAGCCTCGGCTATTCGGCGTTCGAGGCCGGGCTGATGATGCTGCCCGTCGCCGCGGCCGGCATGTTCTCGAAGCGGCTCATCACGCGGCTGATCATGAAGTACGGCTACCGCAAGGTGCTGCTCGCGAACACGATCATGGTCGGCGTGATGATGGCGAGCTTCGCGCTGATGCGCGACACGATGCCCGTCTGGCTGAAGGTCGTGCAGCTCGCGCTGTTCGGCGGCTTCAACTCGATGCAGTTCACCGCGATGAACACGCTGACGCTCAAGGATCTCGGCACGGGCGGCGCGAGCAGCGGCAACAGCCTGTTCTCGCTCGTGCAGATGCTGTCGATGAGCCTCGGCGTGACCGTCGCTGGCGCGCTGCTCGCGACCTTCACCGGGATGCTGCGCACCGTGACGCCGAGCAACACGCTGCCCGCGTTCCACGCAACCTTCATCTGCGTCGGGCTGATCACGGCCGCGTCGGCATGGATTTTCGGCCAGCTCGCGCCCGAGGTACGCGGCCGCGCGCACAAGACCGATCCGTCCGAGCGCACATGA